From Plodia interpunctella isolate USDA-ARS_2022_Savannah chromosome 18, ilPloInte3.2, whole genome shotgun sequence, a single genomic window includes:
- the LOC128677983 gene encoding serine/threonine-protein kinase PRP4 homolog, with amino-acid sequence MAEIRHYKSKSSRSFREEAKKNKSRRKHHRDTDTKHHYSDAKTPPLPATIEDLLKKRDSLKEELTKISDNNIRVVMTEHKIYNKDNSSRVHCKRHSNDKNKPTSLQKKSRKSSDVSPELSHDYTHLDSEDEESIIEKRRLQRKQLLEKLVTSCNDKHKGDKLIENKQIKKTNNEVQEKKIASKPKPFPKEVPDMFSEKDDFGVHNISDHVKQDKDNNVQLTDNWDDSDGYYNTTIGDIIDNRYTIKGILGQGVFANVVRAQDNKNKDTNVAIKIIRNNEMMYKVGLKEISLIKEINKADQDNKYHCVQLISHFKHKGHLCLVLEPLYMDLRGVIKKYGRHGLNMKALMSYSRQLMLALRLLKKLGILHSDIKPDNILVNERKNILKLCDFGSASKLNENEPTPYLVSRFYRAPEIILGLPYNHGVDMWSAGCTIFEMATGKILFTGSSNNKMLKCFMDFKGKIPSRLIKRGKFKDQHFNYNNNFLMHKRDEATHREKHVEITNITATKDLYTEMQKACKNLTAEEEKKLPQLKDFLDKIFMFDPNHRPSILDCLKHPFIRAELEK; translated from the coding sequence aatcaagaAGAAAGCATCACAGGGACACAGACACAAAACACCATTATTCAGATGCCAAAACTCCACCGCTTCCAGCAACTATagaagatttattaaaaaaacggGATTCTCTTAAAGAAGAGCTTACAAAAATATcggataataatataagagtTGTCATGActgaacataaaatttataataaagataactCTAGTAGAGTACACTGTAAAAGACATTcaaatgataaaaacaaacCCACTTCTTTGCAAAAAAAGAGCAGAAAATCTTCTGATGTTTCTCCGGAGCTGAGCCATGATTATACACATTTAGATTCAGAAGATGAAGAAAGCATTATAGAAAAACGAAGACTACAACGCAAACAACTATTAGAAAAACTAGTAACCTCTTGTAATGATAAACATAAAggtgataaattaatagagaataaacaaattaagaaaactaataatgaggtgcaggaaaaaaaaattgcttcaAAACCCAAGCCTTTTCCTAAAGAAGTACCAGACATGTTTTCTGAAAAGGATGATTTTGGTGTCCACAATATATCAGATCATGTAAAACAGGATAAGGACAATAATGTACAATTAACAGATAATTGGGATGATTCAGATGGATATTACAACACCACTATTGGTGATATAATTGACAACAGGTATACTATCAAAGGTATATTAGGACAAGGGGTATTTGCAAATGTTGTTCGTGCTCaagataacaaaaacaaagataCTAATGTTgctatcaaaattattagaaataatgaaatgatgtACAAAGTTGGTTTAAAGGAAATATCACTTatcaaagaaattaataaagcagatcaagataataaatatcattgtgTGCAATTAATATCTCACTTTAAACACAAAGGTCATCTGTGCCTGGTTTTAGAACCGTTGTACATGGATTTAAGGGGGGTGATCAAAAAGTATGGAAGACATGGATTGAATATGAAGGCACTCATGAGTTACAGTAGACAATTAATGTTAGCTTTGAGATTACTTAAAAAACTTGGAATTCTGCATTCTGATATTAAAcctgataatattttagttaacgaaaggaaaaacatattaaaattatgtgatTTTGGATCTGCATCTAAACTTAATGAAAATGAACCTACACCTTACCTAGTTTCAAGGTTCTATAGAGCACCAGAAATAATACTAGGATTACCATATAACCATGGCGTTGATATGTGGTCAGCAGGGTGTACCATTTTCGAAATGGCAACTGGTAAGATACTGTTTACTGGtagttcaaataataaaatgttaaaatgctTCATGGATTTTAAGGGAAAGATTCCTAGCAGGCTAATAAAAAGAGGAAAATTTAAAGATCAACATTTCAATTACAACAATAATTTTCTGATGCATAAAAGAGATGAAGCAACACACAGAGAAAAACATGTTGAAATAACCAATATTACAGCAACAAAGGATCTATACACAGAAATgcaaaaagcttgtaaaaatctaACAGCTGAAGAGGAAAAGAAATTGCCCCAACTAAAAGATTTCCTTGATAAGATCTTCATGTTTGATCCCAACCACAGACCATCTATATTAGACTGTCTGAAACACCCTTTCATTCGAGcagaattagaaaaataa